In Fusarium oxysporum Fo47 chromosome VII, complete sequence, the following proteins share a genomic window:
- a CDS encoding S-adenosyl-L-methionine-dependent methyltransferase → MAANNEGPIMAPDEDVQDDRDSSIGYDATSSTASLSSSILDFRHENGRTYHAYKDGKYHLPNDERENDRLDLQHNLFLLTFDNKLGLSPPNLPDSKVKRVLDLATGTGIWAIDFGDDHPEAEVIGVDLSTIQPSFVPPNVQFLIHDIHEQWDFSEPFDYIHSRMMNFGIPNWPEYLNKIYQNLTPGGYVEIQEIDVMMKSDDGALGDDSAIMKWSNLLKEASVKLQQAYKKIDDFKDMMAEAGFTEIVDMRFKWPTNHWPKDKKYKELGVWNN, encoded by the exons ATGGCAGCAAACAACGAGGGACCTATCATGGCACCCGATGAAGAT GTCCAAGACGACCGCGACTCATCAATTGGATAT GATGCGACATCATCGACAGCAAGTTTGAGCAGCTCAATCCTCGACTTTCGTCACGAAAATGGGAGAACATATCATGCATACAAGGATGGAA AATATCATCTTCCCAACGATGAGCGTGAAAATGACAGGCTAG ACTTGCAGCATAATTTATTCCTCCTCACTTTTGATAACAAACTTGGTCTTTCACCTCCAAACCTTCCTGATTCCAAGGTCAAGCGCGTCTTGGACTTGGCAACTGGAACGGGAATATGGGCAATAGATTTTGGTGACGACCATCCCGAAGCCGAG GTTATCGGCGTCGATCTATCTACTATCCAGCCCAGTTT CGTTCCGCCCAACGTTCAGTTCCTCATTCATGACATTCATGAGCAATGGGACTTTTCTGAGCCCTTCGATTATATACATAGCAGGATGATGAACTTCGGTATCCCCAATTGGCCAGAGTACTTGAACAAGATCTACCA AAACCTCACTCCTGGGGGCTATGTCGAGATCCAAGAGATCGACGTGATGATGAAGTCTGACGACGGCGCGCTTGGCGACGACAGTGCAATCATGAAATGGAGTAACCTATTGAAAGAAGCCTCTGTCAAGTTGCAACAAGCTTACAAAAAGATTGACGACTtcaaagacatgatggcCGAAGCAGGGTTTACCGAAATTGTCGACATGCGTTTCAAATGGCCGACAAACCACTGGCCAAAGgataagaagtataaagaGCTTGGAGTATGGAATAACTAG